The following are encoded together in the Salinibacterium sp. UTAS2018 genome:
- a CDS encoding carbohydrate ABC transporter permease: protein MKPNRAVTPYLFVVPAMAVFGFAVLFPVIMTVAYSFTEWNGYGTMVFVGIDNYLKAANDALFRDSFVHVLIYIAITIVLEVVVGLVLAGLVSVHRRGSLWFRVAIFTPVMLPMVVVAVLWAFVYNNDFGLLNAALQTLGLDSLQRVWLGDPATALIAVSVVSGWVYAGFYMTIFYAAFNQVPAEVIEAARLDGANEWQLFRRVKVPMIRNAITVALLLCITGGFQGFDLFYVMTNGGPYGATEIPTTYLVKSVFSFQNVGYGSAMAVVLTAVVVALGLVFLRVNREKPEDVRS, encoded by the coding sequence ATGAAGCCGAACCGTGCGGTAACCCCGTATCTGTTCGTGGTGCCCGCCATGGCGGTCTTCGGCTTTGCGGTGCTCTTCCCCGTGATCATGACGGTCGCGTACAGCTTCACAGAGTGGAACGGCTACGGCACCATGGTGTTCGTCGGCATCGACAACTACCTCAAGGCCGCTAACGACGCGCTTTTCCGCGACTCGTTCGTGCACGTTCTCATCTACATCGCCATCACGATCGTGTTGGAGGTCGTCGTTGGCCTCGTTCTCGCTGGCCTCGTGAGTGTGCACCGCCGCGGCTCGCTCTGGTTCCGCGTCGCCATCTTCACCCCCGTCATGTTGCCCATGGTCGTGGTGGCCGTGCTGTGGGCTTTCGTTTACAACAACGACTTCGGTCTTCTCAACGCTGCACTACAGACTCTGGGCCTTGATAGTCTCCAACGGGTCTGGCTCGGTGATCCCGCCACGGCGCTGATCGCGGTCAGCGTGGTGTCCGGTTGGGTATATGCCGGTTTCTACATGACTATTTTTTATGCTGCCTTCAATCAGGTGCCGGCCGAGGTGATCGAGGCTGCTCGACTCGATGGCGCGAACGAATGGCAACTCTTTCGCCGCGTGAAGGTACCGATGATTCGCAATGCGATCACCGTCGCGCTCTTACTCTGCATTACCGGCGGCTTCCAAGGCTTCGATCTCTTCTACGTCATGACCAACGGTGGCCCATACGGCGCCACCGAGATCCCCACCACCTACCTCGTGAAGTCTGTATTCAGTTTCCAGAATGTTGGCTATGGCTCTGCGATGGCGGTCGTGCTCACTGCTGTCGTCGTTGCTTTAGGCCTGGTCTTTCTGCGAGTGAATCGTGAGAAGCCAGAGGACGTGCGCTCATGA
- a CDS encoding beta-N-acetylglucosaminidase domain-containing protein has product MTTSSRGGAIPSPFAVRGVIEGFYGAPWSHEQRLNLIDFLGERGMNTFVYSPKDDPLVRHDWRTPYEGSELERLAELIARCATHDMTFMYCLSPGLTMKYSSDDDIEMLLAKFGSVRELGVTSFGLLLDDIPTRLQHPADRAAFPDLVTAHQSVVGRVFAKFDSSTQLTVCPTQYWGYGDEEYISRLGLGIDPRIDLFWTGRAICSATLDLTDAAVFARATGRPATYWDNYPVNDVAMGHELHIGPYRGRDPELHRFSTGIIANGMELFESSKIPFATIADYLRDPTGYDPEASWKQAILDVVGPENAEDFSVFADTVRSSCLSADDAPALGEALERFTFESEYGDPVAAASELLTIADSMVHSADRLLDGPVTNQPLIDEVRPWLESFRVGAHALVEVAQLAAAGQLTTDGPARLRPFLDALRAARRRVFGDLLDMTLAELVAAGASPPAPPAPPAPPRTASPDTASPTAKE; this is encoded by the coding sequence ATGACCACTAGCTCTCGGGGCGGCGCCATCCCCTCGCCCTTCGCCGTCCGCGGCGTTATCGAGGGGTTCTACGGCGCGCCCTGGAGCCATGAACAGCGCCTCAACCTGATCGATTTTCTCGGGGAGCGGGGCATGAACACCTTCGTATACTCCCCCAAAGACGACCCGCTCGTGCGTCACGACTGGCGCACCCCCTACGAAGGTTCCGAGCTTGAGCGCCTGGCCGAACTCATTGCGCGCTGTGCCACGCACGACATGACTTTCATGTACTGCCTCTCCCCCGGGCTCACGATGAAGTACTCCAGCGATGACGACATCGAGATGCTGCTCGCTAAGTTCGGCTCCGTGCGCGAACTGGGCGTCACCAGCTTCGGCCTGTTGTTGGATGACATTCCCACCCGGCTGCAGCATCCAGCGGATAGAGCGGCCTTCCCCGATCTCGTCACCGCCCACCAATCGGTCGTTGGCCGCGTGTTCGCGAAGTTTGACTCGAGCACTCAGCTCACCGTGTGCCCCACGCAGTACTGGGGATACGGCGACGAGGAGTACATCAGCCGGCTCGGGCTCGGCATTGACCCGCGCATCGACCTCTTCTGGACGGGCCGCGCCATCTGCTCGGCGACCCTCGATCTCACCGACGCCGCCGTTTTCGCTCGCGCGACAGGTCGCCCCGCGACCTACTGGGACAACTATCCCGTGAACGATGTCGCCATGGGCCATGAGCTGCACATCGGCCCGTATCGTGGCCGCGACCCGGAGTTACACCGGTTCTCAACCGGCATCATCGCCAACGGTATGGAGCTTTTCGAGTCTTCCAAGATTCCCTTCGCAACGATCGCCGACTACCTGCGCGACCCCACAGGCTACGATCCCGAGGCCAGCTGGAAGCAAGCGATTCTGGATGTCGTCGGTCCCGAAAACGCTGAAGACTTCAGCGTCTTTGCCGACACTGTTCGCTCCTCGTGCCTCTCTGCTGACGATGCTCCCGCCCTGGGCGAGGCCCTCGAACGCTTCACTTTTGAGTCGGAGTATGGCGACCCCGTCGCTGCGGCATCCGAGTTGCTCACGATTGCAGACTCGATGGTGCATAGCGCCGACCGCTTGCTCGACGGTCCCGTCACTAACCAACCTCTCATTGACGAAGTTCGCCCCTGGCTCGAATCGTTCCGCGTGGGGGCTCACGCTCTCGTCGAGGTCGCGCAGCTCGCAGCGGCAGGCCAGCTCACCACCGACGGCCCCGCGCGGCTTCGTCCTTTCCTCGATGCGCTCCGCGCCGCTCGCCGCCGAGTATTCGGCGACCTGCTCGATATGACTTTGGCGGAGCTCGTTGCCGCCGGGGCTTCACCACCCGCACCACCTGCTCCACCTGCTCCACCCCGCACTGCATCACCCGACACTGCATCACCTACAGCAAAGGAATGA
- a CDS encoding ABC transporter substrate-binding protein, giving the protein MPVTRKKTLATVAALSATALILTGCSAGGEGSDDNVLRIAMGSPGEAQIRVWDDVAAQFEAANPDVTVEMNYQDDDLYQTIGLPNLLNGRNAPDIYFEWAGARLEQRAADGFAADLTDAVTSGPIAGLFDDEVFTSLTVDGAVAMVPHSADVTNVLWYNEDLFADAGLTPPTTWDELLATCDALDAEGIIPIASGNKDLWAAGNWLAHLTSRVVGEDAYSSALAGETDFNTPEWVEAFGYVEELADHSCVNESVNAVDDNEGAQLFFQGKAAMHAIGSWLVSWAIDEAPDLNFDYVNLPAMPGEGNQESVIGVVTGYVVNAKSTKQDEAAEFLALLNSDENVQQFIGAELTPMTLSAASGEDIDSRTASLTSLLETAPAIVLPPDNGYDLETANALYAALAEVLGGQTSPADAVAGIDQKLG; this is encoded by the coding sequence ATGCCCGTCACGAGAAAGAAGACTCTCGCTACTGTCGCTGCCCTCAGCGCCACAGCCCTGATCCTCACCGGTTGTTCTGCCGGCGGTGAAGGCTCCGACGACAACGTACTCCGCATCGCCATGGGCTCCCCCGGAGAAGCCCAGATTCGCGTCTGGGACGACGTTGCCGCCCAGTTCGAGGCCGCCAACCCCGACGTGACCGTCGAAATGAACTACCAAGACGACGATCTGTACCAAACCATTGGGCTGCCCAACCTGCTCAATGGCCGCAACGCTCCCGACATCTATTTCGAGTGGGCAGGCGCACGGCTCGAACAGCGTGCCGCTGATGGTTTTGCCGCCGACCTCACCGATGCCGTGACCTCCGGCCCCATCGCTGGCCTCTTCGACGACGAAGTCTTCACCTCGCTCACCGTCGACGGTGCCGTCGCGATGGTGCCTCACTCGGCCGACGTCACCAACGTGCTCTGGTACAACGAAGACCTCTTCGCGGATGCCGGACTCACCCCGCCCACCACCTGGGACGAACTGCTCGCCACGTGCGACGCCCTTGATGCTGAGGGAATCATCCCCATCGCCTCGGGCAATAAAGATCTCTGGGCGGCAGGTAACTGGCTGGCCCACCTCACGTCGCGCGTTGTGGGCGAGGACGCCTACAGCTCAGCTCTCGCCGGCGAAACCGATTTCAACACCCCGGAGTGGGTCGAAGCCTTCGGTTACGTCGAAGAACTCGCCGACCACAGCTGCGTCAACGAAAGCGTGAATGCGGTTGACGACAACGAAGGCGCGCAACTGTTCTTCCAGGGCAAAGCCGCCATGCATGCCATTGGCTCCTGGCTTGTCAGCTGGGCAATCGACGAGGCACCCGACCTCAACTTCGACTACGTCAACCTCCCCGCCATGCCCGGCGAAGGAAACCAGGAGAGCGTGATCGGTGTTGTCACCGGCTACGTCGTCAATGCCAAGAGCACGAAACAGGATGAGGCAGCAGAGTTCCTCGCGTTGCTCAACAGCGACGAGAACGTTCAGCAATTCATCGGAGCAGAACTCACTCCGATGACACTCTCGGCGGCATCCGGCGAAGACATCGACTCGCGCACCGCGTCGCTCACTTCGCTCCTGGAGACTGCCCCGGCGATCGTTCTCCCGCCCGACAACGGGTATGACCTCGAGACCGCCAACGCCCTATACGCAGCCCTTGCTGAAGTGCTCGGTGGTCAGACCTCTCCGGCGGATGCCGTTGCCGGCATAGATCAGAAGCTCGGCTAG